A window of Desulfobaculum bizertense DSM 18034 genomic DNA:
ACAACTTCGGTCACACTCACACCCTTGGCGGCGGCCATGTAGCCGAGGACGCCGAAGATCATGGTACCAGCGAGGACAGAGAATCCGAGGTCCATGAGGACGGTGATGAATGCGTTGTTTGAGATGTCAGAATCCTTGGGCAGATAACTAGCGTACGTGATCATGATGGCGAAGCCAACGCCCACGGAGTAGAAACACTGACCATATGCAGCGACCCAGACACTTCCTTTACTCAGGGCAGAGAAATCAGGAGTGAAGAGGAAGCGGAGACCTTCAATAGCACCGGGCAGGAAGATAGCGCGAATCACGATGGTGATAACGAGCAGGAACAGCACGGGCATAAAGATTTTATTTGCTTTTTCGAGGCCGCTTTTCACGCCGCTGAAGAGCACGAGCCACGCTGTGGACCATGCGAGGGCGATAGCGCCGAAGATTTTCCAGTTCATACCGCCGAGATGCAGCGGGGAGTCGGAGATATTGAGGAACTCTTTCATGAAGAAGGTTCCGGTGTCCGTGCCCCAGGCCTGCGTAAAGGCGAAACCAACATAAGAGATGGCCCAGCCAACGACGGCGACGTAATAGAGGGAGATAACGAAGGCTACGAGTACCTGCCACCATCCCAGCCATTCCATCTTGCGAGAAATGGAAGAAAAGATTCTGGGGGCTGAACCCTGGAAGCGGTGACCAATGGCGAACTCAAGAATTAGGAAAGGAATACCAGCTGTGAGCATTGCGATGATGTAGGGGATGAAGAATGCCCCGCCACCGTTTTCATAAGCCATGTATGGAAAGCGCCAGATGTTGCCCAAGCCGATTGCAGAGCCGACCGCTGCCAGGACAAATCCTGCGCGAGAGCCCCACGTTTCCTGATTCGCAGACATGAAAATCCCTTCTTTTTTTGCCTCTGTCGAGAGGACTTGGTGAGTCAAGACTGCATCTGAATGCGTAACAGATGCATAAAAACTAAAAACGTTGCGTAACAGTTCGCATTTTCTATCTTATACCCCTGCAAGACCTGTAATTTTACAGATTTTGCTTTATGAGACAGAAGAAAAGAACCGCTAAGTTCAATTTTCTACGCTGGTATGAGTGAACAATCAAGCGCTTTATTAAAAGATTCTAGGGAACTATTTCACATTTGCAAAAAATTTTGCAACGAAACATTCAAATGGCTTCTCTATATAGCGCTAGTACGTATTGTACAACATTAGAGACAGGTAAACGCTCACTTTTACATCCCTCCTGCACGCATTTTCCCAAAAATCCTTTCCGAACTGTACTCCCCTTGCTACCCCTATGCAGCTTGCACAAAAAAAGTGTATTCTTCTTTCCGTGCCGCATTCAGCAACGCGCGCCGCGATTTGCAGAAGTTACATGTGCTCACAAACCCCAAATGATTACTGCTTTCCCGGCCTGCTGTGGGCATTAGACTTGTGGACGCAAATGCCGTACACAAGACCCCATCCCAACTGGGTGAAAACCTCATTTTTCAGGTACACGTCGAAAATCTATGAACAGAACGAAGCATATTCGAAATTTTAGCATTATTGCTCATATCGATCATGGCAAGTCCACCCTTGCTGACCGTATTCTTGAAATCACTGGCGCTGTCAGTGAACGAGAAAAACGCGATCAGTATCTGGACAAAATGGAGCTTGAGCGTGAACGTGGTATCACCATTAAGTCGCAGACCGTTCGCCTGCCATACACGGCAGCAAACGGCGAAACCTACGAACTGAACCTTATTGATACCCCCGGACACGTCGACTTTTCTTATGAAGTGTCCCGCTCCCTTGCCGCCTGTGAGGGCGCACTCCTCGTTGTTGACGCAACGCAGGGCGTTGAAGCCCAGACTCTCGCCAACGTCTTTATGGCGCTGGATCACGACCTCGAAATCATTCCCGTACTCAACAAAATCGACCTCCCCAGTTCTCACACCGAGGAAGTCGCACAGGAAATCGAGGAAATCATCGGTCTGGACTGCACAGACGCTTTGCAGGTCAGTGCAAAAACAGGCCTCAACGTCGAAAAAGTGCTCGAAGCCATTGTCCAGCAGGTCCCAGCTCCCTCTGGCGACCCGGACGCCCCGCTCAAAGCCCTTATCTTCGACTCATGGTACGACTCCTACCGCGGCGTTGTCGTCCTCTTCCGTATTCTTGAAGGCACCATCCGCAAGGGTGACAAAATCAAGATCAACTCGACAGGAAGAGAATTCGACGTCACCAGCCTCGGCGCATTCACCCCAGAGCCAGTTCAGTACAAAGAATTCGGCCCCGGTGAAGTTGGCTTCCTTTGCGCAAACATGAAAGAACTCTCCGACGCCCCCGTCGGCGATACTGTCACCCTCGCAAAGAACCCAACTCAGGACCCGTTCCCCGGCTTTCAGGAAGTCAAACCAATGGTCTTTTGCGGCCTCTATCCCGTTGAACCCGCTGAGTATGAGCCTCTGAAAACAGCTCTCGAAAAACTCCAGCTCAACGACGCCGCATTCCACTTTGAGCCTGAAACATCTCAGGCCCTTGGCTTTGGCTTCCGCGCAGGCTTTCTCGGCCTGCTCCACATGGAAATCATTCAGGAACGACTCGAGCGTGAGTTTAATGCAAAACTCATCGCAACAGCTCCCTCCGTCGCCTATCAGGTTACAAACACTGATGGCGTGGTCTCCATTATCGACAACCCAAGCAAGCTTCCTGAAATTCAGGAAATTGCTTCACTCGCCGAACCATACGTCCGTATGGAAATCCACGTTCCCAACGACTACGTCGGCGCAGTCCTTAAACTCTGTGAAGAAAAACGCGGTATCCAGCAGGACATGAAGTACCTGACCTCGACCCGCGTCATGATTACTTACGAGCTGCCCTTTGCCGAAATCGTGTTCGACTTCTTCGACAAGCTCAAATCCGTGACCCGTGGCTACGCGTCTATGGATTATGAAGTTATCGACTTTAGAGAATCCGACCTCGTCAAACTCGACATGCTCATTAACGGCGACGTTATCGACGCCCTCGCCGTTATCGTCCACCGTGAACGGGCTACGCGCTACGGCCGAGCTGTCGCACTCAAGCTCAAGCGCTCCATCCCTCGCCAGCTTTACGAAGTTGTCGTGCAGGCCGCCATCGGCTCCCGGATTATCGCCCGTGAACGAAACGCCCCCCTACGCAAAAACGTTACCGCCAAGTGTTATGGCGGCGACATCTCCCGTAAGCGCAAGCTCCTCGAAAAGCAGAAAGCGGGTAAGAAGCGTATGAAAAAAATGGGAAGCGTCGAAATCCCGCAGGAAGCCTTCCTTGCAGCGCTCAAGGCTGAGGCTGACTAAACCAAGACCACTTCCGCAGAAAACGGGGAGCAGCTTCGGCTCCTCCCCGAAAAACAACGACAGGACACGCTATGAATCCAAGATGGCAACAGGTTTTGCGAGACTATGCCGAGGCCCTTATCTTTGCCCTCATCCTCGCATTCTTCATTCGCTCCTTCGTGGTGCAGGCGTTTAAGATCCCCTCAGGATCTATGTTACAGACCCTTCAGATCGGTGACCAAATTCTCGTCAATAAATTCATCTATGGCGTGAAAATACCCTTCACCGACATTACAATTATCCCCGTCTCTGAGCCTGAACACGGCGACATCGTCGTCTTCCGATACCCAAAAGACGAATCAAAAGACTACATCAAGCGACTCATCGGACTCCCCGGAGATACCCTCCAGATGAAAGACAACCAGATGTATCGCAATGGTGAAAAACTCACAGAGCCTTACCTCTCCGGACTCCCACCAAAGAACTTCCCCCCACTTCAAAACTTCGGACCAATCACCGTCCCTGAAGGGAAATTCTTCGCTATGGGAGACAACAGAAACAACTCCTCGGACTCCAGATACTGGGGCTTCGTCGACAGAACACAGATCATAGGCAAAGCCTGGCGCGTCTACTGGTCCTGGGCTGGCCCACTCGATATCCGGTGGAGCCGCATCGGAAAACTCGTTCAGTAGCTCCTCACAAAACAAAAAGCCCCCTCGAAAGAGGGGGCTTTTTTTGTGGCATACAAAGAGGATTGGAGAGAGCCGGGGCCTGCCCCAGCACGTTAGTGCTGGATGGGTGGGGGGGGAAAGAACCGGGGCCAGCCCCGGACCCCGCGTAAGGGAATGATTCCCTTACGTATCCTCATCGAGTTTAAAAGCCGTGCAAGCTTCGCTTGCACGGCTTTTAAACTCGGGTGAGAAGGCGTAAAGAAGCTCTTTCTCTTCTGCGAGTTCGCCACCATTTTTTTTTGAACGCGAGCGTTCAAAAAGAAGGGGTTGAGGCGCAAAGAAAAAGAACACACGCCCAGTTAATTAGGCCGAAAAAAAGGGAACCGAAATGGAGAGGAGAGCGTAGCTCTCATCACATTTCGGTCCCCTTTTATTTCGGGCGAAATCGGGATTCCCAAGGGCCTCGTCCTTGGGCGGGGTCAAGGGGCAGCGCCCCTTGCAGAGGTGCGGGGACAGAGTCCCCGCCCACCCTCGCGCCGCCTGCAGAGCACGAGACGGAGTCTCGTACCCCACCCCAAAAAAGAGCAAAAAAAAAGACTCTCAGTAGAACTGAGAGTCTTAAACTGTCATGGCGTCCCCAGGGGGATTTGAACCCCCGTCGCCTGCGTGAAAGGCAGGTGTCCTGGGCCGGGCTAGACGATGGGGACAGTTTGCTATTGGCTGGCGAGCAAGGGATTGAACCTTGATTGCTGGGACCAGAATCCAGTGTCCTGCCAATTAGACGACTCGCCAACGCGGAATGAACAAATATGCAGATTCACTTTGAATGTCAACGGAAAAAATCAAAAAATATAAAATTAATTCCCTGAAGATGCAATTTCCTTTGAAAAAAAATGATGCACCAGACAGCGAAAAAAATGCCTATTGCGGCCGGGAAGCGAGCGCCTGCACCCTCTGCGGGGGGTAGAGTGTATCAAATTCCTTGCCTGAGACAAAGCGCTCCCGCGCAACAAAACGAGAGCTAAAGATGCTCCGTGAGGGGTCGTAAAATTCATTGCGAATCCCTGCAAGCTGCATCAGAGAATGAATCAAGTCATCTGTTTGATAACGCCGAGACAGAAGATGCGAAGCCGAGAGGGCGGGAAGCCGATGCTTCGCAAGCGGTGAGGCCCAAAGAATGAAGGGGATTTCGAACATATTCCGAGTAGGGACCAGCTCATTGTGCCCGTTAAAATCTTTCTCCTCAAAAATTTCATCACCGTGGTCGGAAAAATACAGAAAGGCAATGTCCTGATCCGCGTGCACCCGTGCCTGCTGCAAAAAAGAAAACACAACCTGATCGTTAAACCGCACGGCAGTGTCATACTCGTTTGTTTTGGAAAGAATCTCACGCTGATGCGCCCGAGAGGCAGAAGAGTAGAGCGCCTTGTTAAGATAGGGCGGAGAGCCATAAAAAATCGGCATTTCAGAAGGAAAACGCTCATTGTATGAGCTGTGATTTCCCATGAGATGAATAAAAATAACCTTGTGTGGCGCGGGATCGGCAAGAGCCTGTTTCAGCTTTGGTAACAGACAACTGTCCAGACTGGATTCACCAATGACCTGCTCTGAAATTTTGAGAAGCCCCTGAGAGCTGTACCACTTCTCATTCGCACCATGGGCAAGCAGCGTCATAGCCGTATCGTGAGCACCCGTACTGGGCTGATTAGAATACCAAAAAGTCTTGTAGCCAGCACCATTGAGCGCCTGAATAACAGTCTGGTGCATGGCGCGCTGCTCCCAGTTTTTAAAAGTAAACGCCTTCTGCAAAACAGCAATGGTGTGGGCATGGGGAGAAATGACGTCACGAAAAACAAAAAGATCGGGTTCCTTGGCCAAAAGAGGCGTTGTCCGGCGGGGGTAGCCATAAATCTGCATGTGATTCCGCGTCAGCGATTCACCAATCACGACAACAAGAGTCTTCGGCGCATCGTCTTCCATAACCGTCACAATATTCTTGGAGTCAGCATTGCGAATGCACTCCTCAAGCTCCTTGTGCTGCTGAACGTAATCGAAATAGCTCAAGACAGCAGAAGAAACATAAAAATCTCGTGAGAAAAGCTGTCCGCTGTTCAGCGCCCAAACCGCAGCGCAAGCGCATAGCGGCGCAGCAAGCATCACTGTTTTGCGAGAGACAGGCTCGAACTGTGCGTAACGAAAAAGAAGCGCCAGAAGACTCACTCCAAGAGCAATGCAAAAAACCAGAGCCGCTGACGTATAATCTTTCAAAAAATCAGCGGCTTCACTGGGGTTTGTCTCCAGCATCGGCGCAAAGGTATCCGCCGTTGGCATGGCAGAGTACAGCGTTAAATTCGAAATGGTAATTATGAAAACAGGAAAAAAAAGCAGCCACACTGCCGCGTAATACGCCTTTCGGAAACGACCAAAGAACAGCGCCGGGACAACAAACACGAGTGATGCAGGAAGACTTTGCACAAAAAGGCTCTCAAAGCTCCGGCCACTCCCACAAAAAAGCGCTACAATGCCTACAAAAAAAGTAGGCAAATACATGAGCGAAATATCCCAACCCAAAAGTGTAAAATCGTTCTTTATCTTCTTAAAATATTTATAAAATCTTGCTTGCATAGATTCTGTAGAGTTGAATAATGAATTTTTATCTGGTCCAAGTTCTGTTTTCTACACAGGCACCTATCTGACGTCAATTAAACGCAAATAACCTCACACATTTTATGTGCATCAGGACTGGATGGGTGCGGGGCCTGCCCCATGGATGGGCGGGTGGGGGAAGTTGGGGGCCTGCCCCCAAACCCCCGCGTAAGGGAATGATTCCCTTACGTATCCTCATCGAGTTTAAAAGCCGTACAAGCTTCGCTTGCACGGCTTTTAAACTTAATGGGGCTAGCGTCGAGAGCCTCTTTCTCTTCTGCGAGTTGCCACCATTCCTTTTGAACGCTTGCGTTCAAAAAGAAAGGGTTGAGGCGCAAAGAAAAAGAACACACGCCCAGTTAACTAGGCCGAAAAAAAGGGGCCGGATGAAGGGGAAAGTCAAAGGCTTTCACACATCCGGCCCCTTTTATTTCGGACGAAAACGGGATTCCCAAGGGCCTCGTCCTTGGGCGGGGTCAA
This region includes:
- a CDS encoding sodium-dependent transporter, whose translation is MSANQETWGSRAGFVLAAVGSAIGLGNIWRFPYMAYENGGGAFFIPYIIAMLTAGIPFLILEFAIGHRFQGSAPRIFSSISRKMEWLGWWQVLVAFVISLYYVAVVGWAISYVGFAFTQAWGTDTGTFFMKEFLNISDSPLHLGGMNWKIFGAIALAWSTAWLVLFSGVKSGLEKANKIFMPVLFLLVITIVIRAIFLPGAIEGLRFLFTPDFSALSKGSVWVAAYGQCFYSVGVGFAIMITYASYLPKDSDISNNAFITVLMDLGFSVLAGTMIFGVLGYMAAAKGVSVTEVVSSGVGLCFVTIPQAINLLPMPRVMGVLFFSAVTVAGLSSHISICEACVAALRQKFDISRKLAVSIYCCVGLIAGAAFASNAGLLILDIVDHFVMNFGVLMTGLVEIFFMAWFFDIEDMRRHINAVSDFSIGRWWNFSLKFATPLILGYIAVKNFVGDIAMPYGGYTQQSVTIFGWSVALGVLLVGWLIQTVKAYPVSEGVRRD
- a CDS encoding sulfatase-like hydrolase/transferase yields the protein MQSLPASLVFVVPALFFGRFRKAYYAAVWLLFFPVFIITISNLTLYSAMPTADTFAPMLETNPSEAADFLKDYTSAALVFCIALGVSLLALLFRYAQFEPVSRKTVMLAAPLCACAAVWALNSGQLFSRDFYVSSAVLSYFDYVQQHKELEECIRNADSKNIVTVMEDDAPKTLVVVIGESLTRNHMQIYGYPRRTTPLLAKEPDLFVFRDVISPHAHTIAVLQKAFTFKNWEQRAMHQTVIQALNGAGYKTFWYSNQPSTGAHDTAMTLLAHGANEKWYSSQGLLKISEQVIGESSLDSCLLPKLKQALADPAPHKVIFIHLMGNHSSYNERFPSEMPIFYGSPPYLNKALYSSASRAHQREILSKTNEYDTAVRFNDQVVFSFLQQARVHADQDIAFLYFSDHGDEIFEEKDFNGHNELVPTRNMFEIPFILWASPLAKHRLPALSASHLLSRRYQTDDLIHSLMQLAGIRNEFYDPSRSIFSSRFVARERFVSGKEFDTLYPPQRVQALASRPQ
- the lepB gene encoding signal peptidase I, whose protein sequence is MNPRWQQVLRDYAEALIFALILAFFIRSFVVQAFKIPSGSMLQTLQIGDQILVNKFIYGVKIPFTDITIIPVSEPEHGDIVVFRYPKDESKDYIKRLIGLPGDTLQMKDNQMYRNGEKLTEPYLSGLPPKNFPPLQNFGPITVPEGKFFAMGDNRNNSSDSRYWGFVDRTQIIGKAWRVYWSWAGPLDIRWSRIGKLVQ
- the lepA gene encoding translation elongation factor 4 — its product is MNRTKHIRNFSIIAHIDHGKSTLADRILEITGAVSEREKRDQYLDKMELERERGITIKSQTVRLPYTAANGETYELNLIDTPGHVDFSYEVSRSLAACEGALLVVDATQGVEAQTLANVFMALDHDLEIIPVLNKIDLPSSHTEEVAQEIEEIIGLDCTDALQVSAKTGLNVEKVLEAIVQQVPAPSGDPDAPLKALIFDSWYDSYRGVVVLFRILEGTIRKGDKIKINSTGREFDVTSLGAFTPEPVQYKEFGPGEVGFLCANMKELSDAPVGDTVTLAKNPTQDPFPGFQEVKPMVFCGLYPVEPAEYEPLKTALEKLQLNDAAFHFEPETSQALGFGFRAGFLGLLHMEIIQERLEREFNAKLIATAPSVAYQVTNTDGVVSIIDNPSKLPEIQEIASLAEPYVRMEIHVPNDYVGAVLKLCEEKRGIQQDMKYLTSTRVMITYELPFAEIVFDFFDKLKSVTRGYASMDYEVIDFRESDLVKLDMLINGDVIDALAVIVHRERATRYGRAVALKLKRSIPRQLYEVVVQAAIGSRIIARERNAPLRKNVTAKCYGGDISRKRKLLEKQKAGKKRMKKMGSVEIPQEAFLAALKAEAD